One genomic segment of Natrononativus amylolyticus includes these proteins:
- a CDS encoding Mov34/MPN/PAD-1 family protein produces MGLFDSLFRSSEILGIAGDTLEFALESSEASHPNEYMGFLRGTEAHELGLERDGLVITDVLVVPGTEANSVSATVRTSQIPNDVRALGSVHSHPNGVISPSAADLSTFGRGSVHIIIGAPYGWNDWKAFDSEGHLTGLDVLDVDLPDSEEFFDFTQADIDDDLRRGRR; encoded by the coding sequence ATGGGGTTGTTCGACTCGCTGTTTCGCTCGAGCGAGATCCTCGGCATCGCCGGGGACACCCTCGAGTTCGCCCTCGAGTCCTCGGAGGCCAGCCACCCCAACGAGTACATGGGCTTTCTCCGCGGCACGGAGGCCCACGAGCTGGGTCTCGAGCGCGACGGACTCGTCATCACCGACGTGCTCGTCGTTCCGGGAACCGAGGCGAACAGCGTGAGCGCGACGGTCCGGACGAGCCAGATTCCCAACGACGTACGGGCGCTGGGCAGCGTCCACTCTCACCCGAACGGCGTGATCAGCCCGAGCGCCGCCGATCTGAGCACGTTCGGCCGCGGCAGCGTTCACATCATCATCGGCGCGCCCTACGGCTGGAACGACTGGAAGGCGTTCGACTCCGAGGGCCACCTGACCGGCCTCGACGTCCTCGACGTCGACTTACCCGACTCCGAGGAGTTCTTCGACTTCACCCAGGCGGACATCGACGACGACCTGCGACGGGGGCGGCGATGA
- a CDS encoding DHH family phosphoesterase, with protein MTREPAGDAGADDGDSVVYDLASDCTADDLETGRPYLAEINGIVDYGVFVDLSDDVSGLVHESVLEGTFRVGEELVVELETVRDNGDLAFEPVDVEEYELEDVTHEYALTGTGRLDANVGEQIHLEGEVVQVKQTGGPTIFHVADEDGVVPCAAFEEAGVRAYPAVDVGDIVRVTGTPERREGTVQIEVDGLSALDGETEAEARDRLEAALEERAKPHDVEPLIDWPAFEKLRPNLEEVATLLRRTVLEGRPIRVRHHADGDGMCAAVPVQLALERFIAEVHEDDDAPRHLIKRLPAKAPFYEMEDATRDLNFALEDREKHGQQLPLLLMLDNGSTAEDVPAYETLAHYDIPIVAVDHHHPDPEAVEHLLDAHVNPYLHDEDYRITTGMLCVELARMIDPDLGEELRHIPAVAGLADRSKADAMSQYLELAAEEAYDEERLQDVSEALDYAAHWLRYNSGDQLIQDLLELGGVEEAHHRELVSFFADRARADVDDQLEAAMPHVEHEVLESDAHLYRIDVENHAHRFTYPAPGKTTGEIHDRKIQETGDPVITVGYGPDFAVLRSDGVRLDIPRMVSELEEEIPGGGVSGGGHLVVGSIKFVKGKREEVIDALVEKMAAADLDEELSSATPLEN; from the coding sequence ATGACACGTGAGCCCGCCGGCGACGCCGGCGCGGACGACGGGGATTCCGTCGTCTACGATCTTGCTTCCGACTGCACGGCAGACGATCTCGAAACCGGGCGCCCCTATCTCGCCGAAATCAACGGCATCGTCGACTACGGCGTCTTCGTCGACCTCTCCGACGACGTCTCCGGACTCGTTCACGAGTCCGTCCTCGAGGGCACCTTCCGGGTCGGCGAGGAACTCGTCGTCGAACTCGAGACCGTTCGTGACAACGGCGATCTGGCGTTCGAACCCGTCGACGTCGAGGAGTACGAACTCGAGGACGTCACCCACGAGTACGCCCTGACCGGCACCGGCCGCCTCGATGCCAACGTCGGCGAACAGATCCACCTCGAGGGCGAGGTCGTCCAGGTCAAACAGACCGGCGGGCCGACGATCTTCCACGTCGCCGACGAGGACGGCGTCGTTCCCTGCGCCGCGTTCGAGGAGGCAGGGGTTCGCGCCTACCCGGCCGTCGACGTCGGCGACATCGTTCGCGTCACCGGCACCCCCGAGCGCCGCGAGGGCACCGTCCAGATCGAAGTCGACGGCCTCTCGGCGCTCGACGGCGAGACGGAAGCCGAGGCCCGCGACCGACTCGAGGCCGCCCTCGAGGAGCGCGCCAAGCCCCACGACGTCGAGCCGCTGATCGACTGGCCCGCCTTCGAGAAGCTACGCCCGAACTTAGAGGAGGTCGCCACCCTGCTCCGACGCACCGTGCTCGAGGGGCGTCCGATCCGCGTTCGCCACCACGCCGACGGTGACGGGATGTGCGCCGCGGTGCCGGTCCAGTTGGCCCTCGAGCGCTTCATCGCCGAGGTCCACGAGGACGACGACGCCCCCCGCCACCTGATCAAGCGCCTGCCCGCGAAGGCGCCGTTCTACGAGATGGAAGACGCCACGCGAGACCTCAACTTCGCGCTCGAGGACCGGGAGAAACACGGCCAGCAGCTCCCCCTCCTGCTCATGCTCGACAACGGCTCGACTGCGGAGGACGTCCCTGCCTACGAGACGCTGGCCCACTACGACATCCCGATCGTCGCCGTCGACCACCACCATCCCGATCCCGAGGCCGTCGAGCACCTCCTCGACGCCCACGTCAACCCGTACCTCCACGACGAGGACTACCGGATCACCACGGGGATGCTCTGTGTCGAACTCGCGCGGATGATCGACCCCGACCTCGGCGAGGAACTTCGACACATCCCCGCCGTCGCCGGGCTCGCCGACCGCTCGAAAGCCGACGCGATGAGCCAGTACCTCGAGCTCGCCGCCGAGGAGGCCTACGACGAGGAACGCCTGCAGGACGTCAGCGAGGCGCTCGACTACGCCGCCCACTGGCTGCGCTACAACTCCGGCGACCAGCTGATTCAGGACCTGCTGGAACTCGGGGGGGTCGAGGAGGCCCATCACCGCGAACTGGTCTCCTTTTTCGCCGACCGCGCCCGCGCCGACGTCGACGACCAGCTCGAAGCGGCGATGCCCCACGTCGAACACGAAGTGCTCGAGAGCGACGCCCACCTCTACCGAATCGACGTCGAAAACCACGCCCACCGCTTTACCTACCCTGCGCCGGGGAAGACCACCGGCGAGATCCACGACCGCAAGATCCAGGAAACCGGCGATCCGGTTATCACGGTCGGCTACGGCCCTGACTTCGCCGTACTCCGGAGCGACGGGGTTCGACTCGACATCCCGCGGATGGTTTCGGAACTCGAGGAGGAGATCCCCGGCGGCGGCGTCTCCGGCGGCGGCCACCTCGTCGTCGGCTCGATCAAGTTCGTCAAGGGAAAGCGCGAGGAGGTCATCGACGCATTGGTCGAGAAGATGGCGGCGGCCGATCTCGACGAGGAGCTCTCGAGTGCGACCCCGCTCGAGAACTGA
- a CDS encoding phospholipase D-like domain-containing protein — translation MRVGLGTIVLLAVCAVAVFPPAAALAADQPPDDPECPTRAADGQSADPGTQPRIVELYPNPTIPGNDGEYFVLETPPNTSVDNWTVTDGHTTAALPNATVSGRTAVSMSPERTRALTDAPVLELEGHLRLAADGDRIEVRADGEPIDAVAYDRAPLAERWYRAGGDYPTGASGDWWPRDATCLPVSTGDATTADAFVQPDSPEVPVETLRAADDRILLAGYTFTSEAVAEELVAATDRGVEVSVLLEAGPVGGTPDATETRLDDLERAGVDVRVLGGEGARYRYHHPKYAVADDTLLVMTENWSPSGVGGASSRGWGVRLEDPALAADLAAVFEADFEGWDTRSWSAHRTEATFVEDEPSTGAFPREHGPESVSVDGVELLLAPDNAESRLGELIEGADERVLIKQPRIGDEVSLLEAAVDAAHRGVEVRILLDSTWYVEDDNEALADDLETAAANDDLPLEVALVDSGDRFEKIHAKGLVVDGETAVVGSANWNNNSLQNNREVLLVLHGEEAAAYYAAVFEDDWSGETWLVPVELLGIVAVALLGVGYAGRKRIRFELSSRAGSHSRAPRRDRPPPSSRPMRR, via the coding sequence ATGCGCGTCGGACTCGGGACGATCGTTCTCCTCGCGGTGTGTGCGGTCGCGGTCTTCCCGCCCGCAGCGGCGCTCGCGGCCGACCAGCCGCCAGACGACCCCGAGTGTCCGACCCGCGCGGCCGACGGCCAGTCCGCGGACCCTGGCACGCAGCCCCGAATCGTCGAGCTGTATCCGAACCCGACGATTCCGGGTAACGACGGGGAGTACTTCGTCCTCGAGACGCCGCCGAACACGTCCGTCGACAACTGGACCGTGACGGACGGCCACACGACCGCTGCGCTTCCGAACGCGACGGTTTCCGGACGCACGGCCGTCAGCATGAGCCCGGAGCGAACGCGCGCGCTCACCGATGCGCCGGTGCTCGAACTCGAGGGTCACCTCCGACTCGCGGCCGACGGCGACCGAATCGAGGTCCGCGCCGACGGCGAACCGATCGACGCCGTCGCCTACGACAGGGCGCCGCTGGCCGAGCGCTGGTACCGGGCTGGCGGCGATTACCCGACGGGTGCGAGCGGCGACTGGTGGCCGAGAGACGCCACCTGCCTCCCGGTTTCGACCGGCGACGCGACGACCGCCGACGCGTTCGTCCAGCCCGACAGCCCCGAGGTGCCCGTCGAAACCCTCCGGGCAGCAGACGACCGCATCCTGCTGGCGGGGTACACGTTCACCTCAGAGGCGGTGGCCGAGGAACTCGTGGCGGCGACGGACCGCGGCGTCGAGGTCAGCGTTCTGCTCGAGGCCGGGCCGGTCGGTGGCACGCCCGACGCGACCGAAACCCGCCTCGACGACCTCGAACGGGCGGGCGTCGACGTTCGCGTCCTCGGGGGCGAGGGAGCGAGGTACCGCTATCACCACCCGAAGTACGCCGTCGCGGACGACACGCTGCTGGTGATGACCGAGAACTGGAGCCCGTCGGGCGTCGGCGGGGCCTCGAGCCGGGGTTGGGGGGTCCGCCTCGAGGACCCGGCGCTAGCAGCCGATCTCGCGGCGGTGTTCGAGGCGGATTTCGAGGGGTGGGACACCCGTTCGTGGTCCGCCCACCGAACGGAAGCGACGTTCGTCGAGGACGAGCCGTCGACGGGAGCGTTCCCCCGAGAGCACGGACCCGAATCCGTCTCCGTCGACGGCGTCGAACTGCTGCTCGCGCCGGACAACGCCGAGAGTCGACTCGGCGAACTCATCGAGGGGGCCGACGAGCGCGTCCTGATCAAACAGCCGCGGATCGGAGACGAGGTCTCGCTGCTCGAGGCCGCGGTCGACGCCGCCCACCGCGGGGTCGAGGTGCGGATCCTGCTGGACTCGACGTGGTACGTCGAGGACGACAACGAGGCGCTGGCCGACGACCTCGAGACCGCCGCCGCGAACGACGACCTGCCACTCGAGGTGGCCCTCGTCGACTCCGGAGACCGGTTCGAGAAAATCCACGCGAAAGGGCTCGTCGTCGACGGGGAGACCGCCGTCGTCGGCAGTGCGAACTGGAACAACAACTCCCTGCAGAACAACCGCGAGGTGCTCCTCGTACTCCACGGGGAGGAGGCCGCGGCGTACTACGCGGCGGTGTTCGAGGACGACTGGTCCGGCGAGACGTGGCTGGTGCCGGTCGAACTGCTCGGCATCGTCGCGGTCGCGTTACTCGGCGTGGGGTACGCCGGACGAAAGCGGATCCGCTTCGAACTCAGTTCTCGAGCGGGGTCGCACTCGAGAGCTCCTCGTCGAGATCGGCCGCCGCCATCTTCTCGACCAATGCGTCGATGA
- a CDS encoding HEAT repeat domain-containing protein has product MSDEDAPETAEAEESGADEPEEITVDGLNERLEGIGTNLEGAETEADLDAIEAELETLRADFEGAEFPEPDDDDEDPAGEFESGLEDLETTLEDSRGPYAADVVAEIDDAIEEIAETRWTEQGEAELLETVETFVADVNEILGTGLSLSVGEDVPTRLTATLEDVAAEIEAVDLDPDADAETIAELLEAADALTTGVEDAQTWDDLSVREQLRAQGYYDVLEHVKDYPPEWHALKVHEKQGNVEMVLLALETFDSDFMEEHALEALTRMGPVEATEAMLGRAGKRDKDAIAILGKIGEPNEEAIETLLDYVDADKDPLLQQATFKALGEMGATDAVQPIANKLVAENDDVRSAAAGALGLIGDTRAIEPLADVLADDEEDTVRASAARALNQIGTEQALEAVAEYADDRAYLVQAEAEKADLEPAT; this is encoded by the coding sequence ATGAGTGACGAGGACGCCCCGGAAACTGCCGAGGCAGAGGAATCGGGAGCCGACGAGCCCGAGGAGATCACCGTCGACGGGCTGAACGAACGCCTCGAGGGCATCGGCACCAATCTCGAGGGAGCCGAGACGGAAGCCGACCTCGACGCCATCGAGGCCGAACTCGAGACCCTGCGAGCGGACTTCGAGGGGGCGGAGTTCCCCGAACCCGACGACGACGACGAGGACCCCGCCGGCGAGTTCGAGTCGGGACTCGAGGACCTCGAGACGACCCTCGAGGACTCGCGCGGCCCCTACGCCGCGGACGTCGTCGCGGAGATCGACGACGCGATCGAGGAGATCGCGGAGACGCGCTGGACCGAGCAGGGCGAAGCGGAGCTGCTCGAGACCGTCGAGACGTTCGTCGCGGACGTAAACGAGATCCTCGGGACCGGACTGTCGCTCTCCGTCGGCGAGGACGTCCCGACCCGCCTGACCGCGACCCTCGAGGACGTCGCCGCGGAGATCGAGGCCGTCGATCTGGACCCGGACGCGGACGCCGAGACGATCGCCGAACTGCTCGAGGCCGCCGACGCGCTCACTACGGGCGTCGAGGACGCCCAGACCTGGGACGACCTCTCCGTGCGCGAACAGCTTCGCGCACAGGGATACTACGACGTGCTGGAACACGTCAAGGACTACCCGCCGGAGTGGCACGCGCTCAAGGTCCACGAGAAACAGGGGAACGTCGAGATGGTGTTGCTCGCCCTCGAGACGTTCGACTCGGACTTCATGGAGGAACACGCCCTCGAGGCGCTCACCCGGATGGGGCCCGTCGAGGCCACCGAGGCGATGCTCGGGCGGGCGGGCAAGCGCGACAAGGACGCGATCGCGATCCTCGGCAAGATCGGCGAGCCCAACGAGGAGGCGATCGAGACGCTGCTCGACTACGTCGACGCCGACAAGGACCCGCTGCTCCAGCAGGCGACGTTCAAAGCCCTCGGCGAGATGGGCGCCACCGACGCCGTCCAGCCGATCGCCAACAAGCTGGTCGCGGAGAACGACGACGTTCGCAGCGCGGCCGCCGGCGCCCTCGGCCTGATCGGCGACACCCGCGCGATCGAGCCGCTCGCGGACGTCCTCGCCGACGACGAGGAAGACACCGTTCGGGCGAGTGCCGCCCGAGCGCTCAACCAGATCGGCACCGAACAGGCCCTCGAGGCCGTCGCGGAGTACGCCGACGACCGCGCGTATCTCGTCCAGGCGGAGGCGGAGAAGGCGGACCTCGAGCCCGCCACCTGA
- a CDS encoding FAD synthase, which produces MTTTVIAQGTFDILHPGHVHYLEEAAAMGDELYVIVARRTNVDHKAAPICCGEQRRDVVAALDCVDEAVLGHEEDIFVPIEEIDPDVIALGHDQHHDDAAIEAELERRGIDCEVHRASGREPRYEDELLSTRLIVDRILERRC; this is translated from the coding sequence ATGACGACGACGGTGATCGCACAGGGAACGTTCGACATCCTCCACCCGGGCCACGTCCACTACCTCGAGGAGGCGGCGGCGATGGGCGACGAACTCTACGTCATCGTCGCCCGGCGGACCAACGTCGATCACAAGGCGGCACCGATCTGCTGTGGCGAACAGCGCCGGGACGTCGTCGCCGCCCTCGACTGTGTCGACGAGGCGGTCCTGGGCCACGAGGAGGACATCTTCGTCCCGATCGAGGAGATCGATCCCGACGTGATCGCGCTCGGCCACGACCAGCACCACGACGACGCGGCGATCGAGGCCGAACTCGAGCGCCGGGGGATCGACTGCGAGGTTCATCGGGCGTCGGGCAGAGAGCCCCGCTACGAGGACGAACTGCTGTCGACGCGGTTGATCGTGGATCGAATTCTCGAGCGGCGCTGT